In Sceloporus undulatus isolate JIND9_A2432 ecotype Alabama chromosome 10, SceUnd_v1.1, whole genome shotgun sequence, the following proteins share a genomic window:
- the TESC gene encoding calcineurin B homologous protein 3 has translation MGSSHSMPEEIQELADKTGFTTDQIENLHRRFKQLSGDQPTIRKENFDRIPDLEFNPIRSKIVNAFFDRRNLQEASMGLADEINFEDFLTIMSNFRPIEMNMDEEQLDRFRKQKLKFLFHMYDADSDGKITLQEYRNVVQEMLSGNPHLDKESVRSIADGAMMEAATICVGQMEPDQVYEGITFEDFLKIWQGIDIETKMHVRFLTMEPIAICY, from the exons TCACTACGGATCAGATTGAGAACTTGCACCGGCGATTCAAGCAGCTGAGTGGGGACCAACCAACCATACG CAAGGAGAACTTTGACCGCATCCCCGACTTGGAGTTCAATCCAATCAGGTCCAAAATTGTCAACGCCTTTTTTGACCGGAG GAACCTGCAAGAAGCATCCATGGGGCTGGCTGATGAGATCAACTTTGAAGACTTCCTGACTATCATGTCTAACTTCAGGCCCATTGAGATGAATATGGATGAAGAGCAGTTGGATCGCTTCAGGAAACAGAAGCTGAAAT TTCTCTTTCACATGTATGACGCTGACAGCGATGGGAAGATCACTCTGCAGGAATACAGGAAT GTAGTGCAAGAGATGCTGTCCGGCAACCCCCATCTGGACAAGGAGTCGGTGAGGTCCATAGCAGATGGGGCCATGATGGAAGCTGCCACCATCTGTGTGGGACAAATG GAACCAGATCAAGTGTACGAGGGAATCACATTTGAAGACTTCCTTAAG ATCTGGCAAGGAATAGACATAGAGACCAAGATGCATGTCCGCTTCCTAACTATGGAGCCGATTGCAATTTGCTACTGA